One region of Camelina sativa cultivar DH55 chromosome 6, Cs, whole genome shotgun sequence genomic DNA includes:
- the LOC104792856 gene encoding uncharacterized protein LOC104792856 isoform X1, with protein sequence MISPAIPSDFLQSPAIPSASLQSLSNSVVSYHLCLLDTLESVSLSHLFVSTALLHPRRSVITFTPMEEIDAVPKPVVVDPPLYEEEAAPPPPSATQRRLVVNAAGEENHLIQRIQRALAELRELRNQFNAILRGLELQVGEDEDQAESSVEDPEDSDDS encoded by the exons atgatttctccAGCGATACCATCTGATTTCCTTCAATCTCCAGCGATACCATCTGCTTCCCTTCAATCTCTGTCGAATTCAG TGGTCAGCTACCATCTTTGTCTTTTGGACACTCTCGAGTCtgtgtctctctctcatctctttgtCTCCACCGCACTATTGCATCCTCGCCGATCAGTAATAACATTTACTCCG aTGGAAGAGATTGATGCCGTTCCAAAACCAGTTGTTGTTGACCCTCCATTGTACGAAGAAGAAgcggctcctcctcctccttcggCTACTCAGCGCCGGCTGGTGGTGAACGCCGCCGGTGAAGAGAACCATCTCATTCAGCGGATTCAGAGAGCTCTTGCGGAACTGCGTGAGTTGAGGAATCAGTTTAATGCCATTCTTAGGGGACTAGAACTCCAAG TAGGAGAAGACGAAGATCAAGCGGAGTCATCAGTGGAGGATCCAGAAGACTCTGATGATTCTTAG
- the LOC104792856 gene encoding uncharacterized protein LOC104792856 isoform X2, translating into MEEIDAVPKPVVVDPPLYEEEAAPPPPSATQRRLVVNAAGEENHLIQRIQRALAELRELRNQFNAILRGLELQVGEDEDQAESSVEDPEDSDDS; encoded by the exons aTGGAAGAGATTGATGCCGTTCCAAAACCAGTTGTTGTTGACCCTCCATTGTACGAAGAAGAAgcggctcctcctcctccttcggCTACTCAGCGCCGGCTGGTGGTGAACGCCGCCGGTGAAGAGAACCATCTCATTCAGCGGATTCAGAGAGCTCTTGCGGAACTGCGTGAGTTGAGGAATCAGTTTAATGCCATTCTTAGGGGACTAGAACTCCAAG TAGGAGAAGACGAAGATCAAGCGGAGTCATCAGTGGAGGATCCAGAAGACTCTGATGATTCTTAG